The proteins below come from a single Desulfomicrobium escambiense DSM 10707 genomic window:
- a CDS encoding response regulator codes for MNRPTILIVDDEPTNLSVFSQLLQPDYKVRVCKSGEQALRLASADPRPDLILLDVMMPGLDGYEVLARLREDDRGREIPVIFVTALDDAVDEEFGLHLGAVDYITKPINPAIMQARIRAHLEIKQSRDRLKDQNAWLESEVSRRTRETQVIQNVSMSVILELAETRDTDTGNHIARTQAYVQALGRRLQSHPGYGQVLDEARLDRIVKAAPLHDIGKIGIPDNILLKPGKLTPEEWTIMKTHTALGGQAIRKAIDKAVSLSVSDSEEKTPEALRVLEVAMVIATSHHEKWDGTGYPEGLAGQAIPFPARLMALADVFDALTTPRVYKTPWSIKDASIFIFQQKGRHFDPDVVDAFEAILTEFASIQLRLADA; via the coding sequence ATGAATAGGCCGACGATCCTCATTGTCGACGACGAGCCGACCAATCTGTCCGTCTTCAGCCAGCTGCTGCAGCCCGACTACAAGGTCAGGGTCTGCAAGTCCGGGGAGCAGGCCCTGCGTCTGGCCAGCGCCGACCCGCGTCCGGACCTGATCCTGCTGGACGTCATGATGCCGGGGCTGGACGGGTACGAGGTGCTGGCCCGCCTGCGCGAGGACGACAGAGGCCGGGAGATCCCGGTCATCTTCGTCACCGCCCTGGACGATGCCGTGGACGAGGAGTTCGGCCTCCATCTCGGCGCCGTGGACTACATCACCAAGCCCATCAACCCGGCCATCATGCAGGCTCGGATCCGGGCCCACCTGGAGATCAAGCAGTCGCGCGACCGTCTCAAGGACCAGAACGCCTGGCTGGAATCCGAGGTGAGCCGCAGGACAAGGGAAACCCAGGTCATCCAGAACGTCAGCATGAGCGTCATCCTGGAACTGGCCGAAACCCGGGACACGGACACGGGCAACCACATCGCGCGCACCCAGGCCTACGTGCAGGCCCTGGGTCGCAGATTGCAGTCCCATCCCGGATACGGGCAGGTTCTCGACGAAGCCCGGCTTGACCGCATCGTCAAGGCGGCCCCCCTGCACGACATCGGCAAGATCGGCATCCCCGACAACATCCTCCTGAAACCGGGCAAGCTGACGCCGGAGGAATGGACCATCATGAAGACCCATACCGCCCTCGGCGGGCAGGCGATCCGCAAGGCCATCGACAAGGCCGTCTCCCTGAGTGTCAGCGACAGCGAGGAGAAGACCCCCGAGGCGCTGAGGGTCCTCGAAGTGGCCATGGTCATCGCCACGAGCCACCACGAGAAGTGGGACGGCACGGGCTACCCGGAAGGCCTCGCCGGGCAGGCCATCCCCTTCCCGGCCCGCCTGATGGCTCTGGCCGACGTCTTCGACGCCCTGACCACGCCCAGGGTGTACAAGACGCCCTGGAGCATCAAGGACGCCTCCATCTTCATTTTCCAGCAGAAGGGGCGGCATTTCGACCCGGATGTGGTCGACGCCTTCGAGGCCATCCTGACGGAATTCGCAAGCATCCAACTTCGACTCGCCGACGCATGA
- a CDS encoding PAS domain S-box protein yields the protein MTSARIPETGFELARDVFFERNPAPMYIYNRENLDLVAVNEAFTSLYGYDAAEASRLRLTDLFVADEVDAVTSMFGGLQGFVRFPGTWHHRRKDGSVIDVTACSHDLPWGGLSCRAVVITDITEARQAKAMAEGERHLLDSVFEVIPDLFFVLDADGTIRDYRAQKSSSMYAPPETFLGRRIIEVLPPDVAAAFEGNMAAAIEKGGLVRYEYELDMRGEVRRFEARLSALSEGSGRCLAIVRDITEQHAVRKSLEAREKRFRNLMQDAPFPIFIVGVQDGRIRYCNARAEKNFSVTKEQVRGVPGAQFYQSMERRQAILERLRRDGGVYDQEVGMFDAKGRPYWALLSATRGHFEDEPVYMFAINDITRLKHAEDELRATNRALRAVSECGAAMVRAVDETSLMTRVCEILVEDCGYTMAWIGLAEEDAARSVRPVAQFGDAGGFLAEVAMTWGESETGQGATGRSIRTRQTQIGSLLNPDAPSMPWYEAARSRNLLSAIALPLLNGERCLGALTIYSSEPDFFDAPEAVLLEQLADDLVFGVVTLRERHARKQADEALCQSEERLRVISDNTFNWEEWRAADGTCVWVSPACERISGYPPEAFMADPQLMAAKVIHPDDRRRWEEHFSAVGSNLLAEQDLEFRIVRPTGETVWLSHAGRPILDADGGFLGLRICNRDITDRKIFEETLELEQHRLRERIKEQRCLYAILDALMDAAQPLGDTMQRVAELIPPGWQYPEMAGACIDVGGTRFASRSFRSTPWTLVEESWHGEGRITVSVVYLDAPPGDGDPFLEEERMLARNICDRIAEFMARKTASERAREREALLETMFAQTTDAVILVDGESGSIFNFNETACRSLGYGPEEFSRLSVRDIQAEHSPEKIARNMAALATGQSLAFQTRHLCKSGEARDVDLAMRRVEHGGRPYICAVWRDITEQNARERAQLLLTERLQLQSRLLAAMSRSDSAVEGQIEVFSRVITGMLGEMLGIDRVSVWLFNGTRSRLDCVDLYVRATDSHSREESLVAEMFPAEFRTMISTRYIDASDAMTDPRTAGYVEAYFRPLGITSMLDCNIVCEGQSVGVVCFEFVGRPHAWLPDEITFGCQVADQIGMALLSRKRLETETALRQSEAILKQAQEVSHTGHWRLDRVAGLFEGSDETWRIFGIPVGKHCTVEEFFERVHPDDRGPVLDVWQKALEGDQYRTTYRIVRPDGEVRWVESRATMPYDEDRPVAAVGIIQDVTERVQSAQALEEYSQNLEALVESRTAELARAKAAAEAASQAKSAFLSNMSHEIRTPMNAIIGYAHLLRRDPLTSRQQGQLDKLSGAAQHLLEIINDILDLSKIEAKRIVLEEDNFELSRVFDRICQVVAEKVAAKNLDLVADLDNVPPVLRGDALRLSQVLLNLLSNAVKFTEKGGVAISVRGVGVQDDRALLRFEVRDSGIGIAPESRDRLFLEFEQADGSTTRRFGGTGLGLAISKKLTELMGGRIGVESEPGIGSTFWVEIPFEVSSASPRQAICLEPVKGARVLVIDDHQESRELLGGMLMKLGMRPDMADSGQAGLVAAQEADRLGDPFAMVLIDWKMPSMDGLETAARMHRLPLTQKPAFLMVSAYSEDIPRKELLRSGISQVLVKPVTPSVLHDAMAQAICLLPKPQAVPPGKDSLIGLAGRRGSSILLVEDNALNQDVARQVLEDVGMEVSLAENGLVAVEMVTARSYDLILMDVQMPVMDGLQAASLIRAMPGRESVPILAMTANAFAEDKARCLQAGMNEHIIKPLVPATLYAALARWLPVRAASAAPGESMPTGDACDGMDGSLDDLAALGLVDVQQGLRSVRGKGHRFVRLLGQFAERHADDARLMDGQIAAGDKAAVQHTAHTLKGVSATLGLPAVQRLAAELERLAKSDGDMDALRIALIPLGEALDAVVAALRCRLPGLVEAEAQASVSKEDEAKAAEVFKGLEALLESGDTQANDVFEDNKALASAVLGTAVAEIDRCIQNYDYAEALQALRAALRPDGG from the coding sequence ATGACCAGCGCACGCATCCCTGAAACGGGCTTTGAACTCGCACGCGACGTCTTCTTCGAGCGCAACCCCGCGCCCATGTACATCTACAACCGGGAAAACCTCGACCTCGTGGCCGTGAACGAGGCGTTCACCAGCCTGTACGGCTACGACGCCGCCGAAGCCTCGCGCCTGAGGCTTACGGACCTGTTCGTTGCCGACGAAGTGGACGCCGTCACGTCCATGTTCGGAGGGCTGCAGGGCTTCGTGCGCTTCCCCGGGACCTGGCACCACCGGCGCAAGGACGGTTCGGTGATCGACGTCACGGCCTGCTCCCACGACCTGCCTTGGGGCGGGCTGTCCTGCCGCGCGGTGGTCATCACGGACATCACCGAAGCCCGCCAGGCCAAGGCCATGGCCGAAGGGGAACGACATCTCCTCGATTCGGTTTTCGAAGTCATTCCGGACCTCTTTTTCGTCCTTGATGCCGACGGCACCATCAGGGATTACCGGGCTCAGAAGTCGTCGAGCATGTACGCCCCCCCTGAAACCTTTCTCGGCAGGCGGATCATTGAAGTGCTGCCTCCGGACGTTGCGGCCGCTTTCGAGGGGAACATGGCCGCCGCAATCGAAAAGGGCGGCTTGGTCAGGTACGAGTACGAACTGGACATGCGCGGCGAAGTCCGACGCTTCGAAGCCCGACTCAGCGCCTTGTCCGAAGGGTCAGGGAGATGTCTGGCCATCGTGAGGGACATCACGGAACAGCATGCCGTCCGGAAGTCCCTGGAGGCCCGCGAGAAGCGTTTCCGGAATCTGATGCAGGACGCCCCGTTCCCGATTTTCATCGTCGGGGTGCAGGACGGGAGAATCCGCTACTGCAACGCCCGTGCGGAAAAGAATTTTTCCGTGACCAAGGAGCAGGTGCGCGGGGTGCCGGGGGCGCAATTCTATCAATCCATGGAGAGGCGGCAGGCCATACTCGAACGACTCCGGCGCGATGGAGGCGTCTACGATCAGGAGGTCGGAATGTTCGACGCCAAGGGACGGCCCTATTGGGCCCTCCTGTCGGCGACTCGCGGCCATTTCGAGGACGAGCCGGTGTACATGTTCGCCATCAACGACATCACCCGGCTCAAGCACGCGGAGGACGAGCTTCGCGCGACCAACCGGGCCCTCAGGGCCGTCTCGGAATGCGGGGCGGCCATGGTCCGCGCCGTGGACGAAACCTCACTCATGACCCGGGTCTGTGAGATTCTGGTCGAAGACTGCGGCTATACCATGGCCTGGATCGGCCTAGCCGAAGAGGATGCGGCGCGGTCCGTCCGACCTGTGGCGCAATTCGGGGACGCAGGTGGGTTTTTGGCGGAAGTCGCGATGACGTGGGGGGAGTCCGAAACCGGCCAGGGCGCCACAGGCCGGTCCATCCGGACGAGGCAAACACAGATCGGGTCGTTGCTGAACCCCGACGCGCCCTCCATGCCTTGGTACGAGGCGGCGCGGTCCCGCAACTTGCTTTCGGCCATCGCCCTGCCCCTGCTCAACGGCGAGCGCTGTCTGGGCGCGCTGACGATCTACTCCAGCGAACCAGATTTTTTCGATGCGCCCGAGGCGGTACTGCTCGAACAACTGGCTGATGACCTCGTTTTCGGAGTTGTCACGCTCAGGGAGAGGCACGCTCGGAAGCAGGCTGATGAGGCCCTGTGCCAGAGCGAGGAGCGCCTGCGCGTCATTTCTGACAATACCTTCAACTGGGAGGAATGGCGGGCCGCCGACGGGACCTGCGTCTGGGTTTCACCGGCCTGCGAGAGGATTTCCGGCTACCCGCCGGAGGCGTTCATGGCCGACCCGCAGCTCATGGCCGCCAAGGTTATCCACCCAGACGACAGGCGGCGGTGGGAGGAGCATTTCTCTGCCGTCGGCAGCAATCTCCTTGCCGAGCAGGATCTGGAGTTCAGGATTGTCAGGCCGACGGGTGAAACCGTCTGGCTCAGCCATGCCGGCCGTCCCATCCTCGATGCCGACGGGGGCTTCTTGGGGCTGCGGATCTGCAACCGCGACATCACGGACCGCAAGATATTCGAAGAAACCCTGGAACTGGAGCAGCACCGGCTGCGCGAGCGCATCAAGGAGCAGCGCTGCCTCTACGCAATCCTGGACGCCCTCATGGATGCCGCCCAGCCTCTGGGCGACACCATGCAGCGCGTGGCCGAACTCATCCCCCCCGGCTGGCAATACCCTGAAATGGCGGGTGCCTGCATCGACGTGGGCGGGACGAGGTTCGCGTCGCGATCCTTCCGTTCCACCCCCTGGACCCTCGTCGAGGAGAGCTGGCACGGGGAGGGGCGTATCACGGTCAGCGTGGTCTACCTCGATGCCCCCCCCGGAGACGGGGATCCGTTCCTGGAGGAGGAGCGGATGCTGGCCAGAAACATCTGCGACCGGATTGCGGAGTTCATGGCGCGCAAGACGGCCTCCGAAAGGGCCAGGGAGCGCGAGGCCCTGCTGGAGACCATGTTCGCCCAGACGACCGACGCCGTTATCCTCGTCGATGGCGAGAGCGGGAGCATCTTCAATTTCAACGAGACGGCCTGCCGGAGCCTCGGTTACGGCCCGGAGGAATTCTCCCGCCTCTCGGTGCGGGACATCCAGGCCGAGCACAGCCCGGAAAAAATCGCCCGGAACATGGCTGCCCTGGCAACGGGCCAGTCCCTGGCCTTCCAAACCAGGCACCTGTGCAAGAGCGGGGAGGCGCGGGACGTCGACCTGGCCATGCGCAGGGTAGAGCACGGCGGGCGGCCGTACATCTGCGCCGTCTGGAGGGACATCACGGAACAGAACGCGCGGGAGAGGGCACAGCTGCTGCTGACCGAGCGCCTGCAACTGCAAAGCCGGCTCCTGGCTGCCATGAGCCGTTCCGACTCGGCCGTCGAAGGGCAGATCGAGGTCTTTTCCAGGGTCATCACCGGCATGCTCGGGGAAATGCTCGGCATCGACCGCGTTTCCGTCTGGCTCTTCAACGGGACCCGGAGCCGCCTGGACTGCGTGGACCTTTATGTACGCGCCACGGACAGCCATTCCCGGGAGGAGTCTCTCGTGGCGGAGATGTTTCCGGCAGAGTTCAGGACCATGATTTCCACCCGCTACATCGACGCCAGCGACGCCATGACGGACCCCCGCACGGCGGGATACGTGGAAGCCTACTTCCGGCCCCTGGGCATCACGTCCATGCTCGACTGCAACATCGTCTGTGAAGGGCAAAGCGTCGGGGTCGTCTGCTTCGAGTTTGTGGGACGGCCCCATGCCTGGCTGCCAGACGAAATTACTTTCGGCTGTCAGGTCGCCGACCAGATCGGCATGGCCCTGCTCAGCCGCAAGCGCCTGGAAACGGAGACGGCCCTGCGTCAGAGCGAGGCGATCCTGAAGCAGGCCCAGGAGGTGTCCCATACCGGTCATTGGCGGCTGGACAGGGTCGCGGGGCTCTTTGAAGGGTCGGATGAAACTTGGCGCATCTTCGGGATTCCGGTAGGCAAGCACTGCACGGTCGAGGAATTTTTCGAACGCGTCCATCCGGACGATCGCGGACCGGTGCTCGATGTGTGGCAGAAGGCTCTCGAAGGGGACCAGTACCGGACAACATACCGCATCGTGCGGCCCGACGGCGAGGTCCGCTGGGTCGAGTCGCGGGCGACCATGCCGTACGACGAAGACCGTCCCGTGGCCGCCGTGGGCATCATCCAGGACGTCACGGAGCGGGTCCAGAGCGCCCAGGCCCTGGAGGAGTACAGCCAGAACCTGGAGGCCCTCGTCGAGTCCCGCACCGCCGAACTGGCCAGGGCCAAGGCCGCGGCCGAGGCCGCCAGCCAGGCCAAGAGCGCCTTCCTGTCCAACATGAGCCACGAGATCCGCACGCCCATGAACGCCATCATCGGCTATGCGCATCTCCTGCGGCGCGACCCCCTGACGTCCCGGCAGCAGGGACAGCTGGACAAGCTGTCGGGCGCTGCCCAGCACCTGTTGGAGATCATCAACGACATCCTGGACCTCTCGAAGATCGAAGCCAAGAGAATCGTTCTGGAGGAGGACAACTTCGAGCTGTCCCGGGTCTTCGACCGGATCTGTCAGGTCGTGGCCGAGAAGGTCGCGGCCAAGAATCTCGACCTGGTGGCGGATCTCGACAACGTGCCGCCCGTGCTGCGTGGCGATGCGCTGCGCCTGAGCCAGGTGCTGCTCAACCTGCTCAGCAACGCCGTGAAGTTCACGGAAAAAGGTGGCGTCGCCATCTCCGTGCGTGGCGTCGGCGTCCAGGACGACCGGGCCCTTCTGCGCTTCGAGGTCCGCGACAGCGGCATAGGCATCGCCCCGGAGAGCCGGGATCGCCTGTTCCTCGAATTCGAGCAGGCCGACGGGTCCACGACGCGCCGCTTCGGAGGGACGGGCCTGGGGCTGGCCATCAGCAAGAAGCTGACCGAACTCATGGGAGGGCGCATCGGGGTGGAGAGCGAACCGGGAATCGGCAGCACGTTCTGGGTCGAAATCCCCTTCGAGGTCTCTTCCGCCAGCCCGAGGCAGGCCATATGTCTCGAACCGGTCAAGGGTGCCAGGGTACTGGTCATCGACGATCATCAGGAGAGCAGGGAGCTTCTGGGCGGCATGCTCATGAAGCTCGGGATGCGCCCTGATATGGCGGATTCCGGTCAAGCGGGCCTGGTCGCGGCCCAGGAGGCAGATCGCCTTGGCGATCCCTTCGCCATGGTTCTGATCGACTGGAAAATGCCGTCCATGGACGGTCTTGAAACGGCGGCCAGGATGCACCGGCTGCCCCTGACCCAGAAACCGGCGTTTCTGATGGTCAGCGCCTACTCCGAGGACATTCCGCGCAAGGAACTGCTTCGCTCCGGCATTTCCCAGGTGCTGGTCAAGCCCGTGACGCCCTCGGTGCTGCACGACGCCATGGCCCAGGCCATATGCCTGCTCCCGAAACCACAGGCCGTTCCGCCCGGCAAGGACAGCCTGATCGGCCTTGCAGGTCGCCGCGGGTCCAGCATTCTCCTGGTCGAGGACAACGCCCTGAACCAGGACGTGGCCCGGCAGGTGCTGGAGGATGTCGGGATGGAGGTGAGCCTGGCGGAGAACGGTCTTGTCGCCGTGGAGATGGTCACGGCCAGATCCTACGATCTGATTCTCATGGACGTGCAGATGCCGGTGATGGACGGGCTGCAGGCCGCCTCCCTGATCCGGGCCATGCCGGGCCGGGAATCCGTGCCCATCCTGGCCATGACGGCCAACGCCTTTGCCGAGGACAAGGCCCGCTGCCTGCAGGCCGGGATGAACGAGCACATCATCAAGCCCCTGGTCCCGGCCACGCTCTACGCGGCCTTGGCGCGCTGGCTGCCGGTCAGGGCCGCTTCCGCCGCGCCGGGCGAGTCCATGCCGACCGGCGATGCCTGTGATGGAATGGACGGGTCGCTGGATGACCTGGCCGCCCTCGGCCTTGTGGACGTGCAGCAGGGACTGCGCTCGGTGCGCGGCAAGGGGCATCGTTTCGTGCGGTTGCTCGGGCAGTTCGCGGAACGCCATGCGGACGACGCGCGTCTGATGGACGGGCAGATCGCGGCGGGCGACAAGGCCGCCGTGCAGCATACGGCCCACACCCTGAAGGGGGTGTCCGCCACCCTCGGGTTGCCTGCCGTGCAGCGTCTGGCGGCCGAACTGGAAAGGCTGGCCAAATCCGATGGGGACATGGACGCTCTGCGCATCGCTCTCATCCCGCTGGGTGAAGCCTTGGACGCGGTGGTGGCGGCGCTGCGGTGCAGGCTGCCCGGCCTGGTGGAGGCCGAGGCTCAGGCCTCGGTGTCAAAAGAGGACGAGGCGAAGGCGGCGGAGGTCTTCAAAGGGCTTGAGGCCCTGCTGGAGAGCGGTGACACGCAGGCCAACGACGTGTTCGAGGACAACAAGGCCCTTGCATCCGCCGTGCTGGGGACGGCCGTGGCCGAGATCGACCGGTGTATCCAGAATTACGACTACGCCGAAGCCTTGCAGGCCCTGCGCGCGGCGCTGCGCCCGGATGGCGGCTGA
- a CDS encoding response regulator, giving the protein MPEAKRPTVLVVDDVAENIQILGDTLRNEYAVLAAKSGEKALETAARSLPDLILLDVMMPDMDGFETCRRMKQNKALKDIPVIFVTALTDAVNEAKGFAVGGVDYITKPVSPPIVRARVATHIRLRATETRLRDTLQKTLAGAVSLFMDLLILSNPVAYSRASRLKHYVKLMLPHLDRPGAWQFELAAMFSQVGCLSIPPDILQDIYAGRSVEDSDRVLFDLHPQAGCELVGRIPNLESVAAIIARQEDDPCSCSEHEKGESETVALGACVLRTILAYDRLVTSGQDREMALGQLKANTGEYESEVVAALEKGLQTDEWSMKPRKVFASLLMPGYILQTDAVSSQGKLLLKAGTELSAPMIHSLQRIAANACLEEPLAVLTPE; this is encoded by the coding sequence ATGCCCGAAGCCAAGCGTCCAACGGTTCTCGTCGTAGATGATGTCGCCGAAAACATTCAGATTCTGGGCGACACGCTGCGCAACGAGTATGCCGTCCTGGCGGCCAAAAGCGGCGAAAAGGCCCTGGAGACGGCGGCCAGATCCCTGCCCGACCTGATCCTGCTGGACGTCATGATGCCCGACATGGACGGGTTCGAAACCTGCCGCCGCATGAAGCAGAACAAGGCGCTGAAGGACATCCCCGTCATCTTCGTGACCGCCCTGACCGATGCGGTGAACGAGGCCAAGGGTTTCGCCGTCGGCGGCGTGGATTACATCACCAAGCCCGTCTCGCCGCCCATCGTCCGGGCCCGCGTGGCCACGCACATCAGGCTGCGGGCCACGGAAACCCGTTTGCGCGACACCCTGCAGAAGACCCTGGCCGGGGCCGTCAGCCTGTTCATGGATCTGCTGATCCTGTCGAACCCCGTGGCCTACAGCCGGGCCTCCCGCCTCAAGCATTACGTCAAGCTGATGCTGCCCCATCTCGACAGGCCCGGAGCCTGGCAGTTCGAACTGGCGGCCATGTTCTCCCAAGTCGGCTGCCTGAGCATTCCCCCCGACATCCTGCAGGACATCTACGCCGGCCGCAGCGTGGAGGACTCGGACCGCGTCCTCTTCGACCTGCATCCCCAGGCGGGCTGCGAACTGGTCGGCCGCATCCCCAACCTGGAGAGCGTGGCGGCCATCATCGCCCGCCAGGAGGATGACCCCTGCTCCTGTTCGGAACACGAGAAGGGGGAAAGCGAGACCGTCGCCCTGGGAGCCTGCGTGCTGCGCACCATCCTGGCCTACGACCGCCTCGTGACGTCGGGGCAGGACCGCGAAATGGCCCTGGGGCAGCTCAAAGCCAATACCGGAGAGTACGAAAGCGAGGTCGTCGCGGCCTTGGAGAAGGGGCTGCAGACCGACGAATGGTCCATGAAGCCCCGCAAGGTGTTCGCCAGCCTGCTCATGCCCGGCTACATCCTGCAGACGGACGCCGTTTCGAGCCAGGGCAAGCTGCTCCTCAAGGCCGGAACGGAACTGTCCGCGCCCATGATCCATTCCCTGCAGCGCATCGCGGCCAACGCCTGCCTGGAGGAACCCCTGGCCGTCCTCACTCCCGAATGA